From Rhododendron vialii isolate Sample 1 chromosome 7a, ASM3025357v1:
ATACttgatttttgaacttaaaattacttcttttttttaaaatccggaacacccctttttatttttaaaatgacgTTCATTTGTAGGTCATGATACAGAGACAATTCATGCAAATTATCAATTTCATGGTACATCCACAACAATTTGAGttgttcgataaaaaaaattacattagtctcttctttttttttttgtcaatcggtaAGTTTTATTCATCAATGCATCGAAGAAATATCAGCGGAAGCTTCCCTACGAGCCCAGTTTGGACCATTCTCCTACAGGTTATAGGAGCATCCCCGGATATGGCAAACTTGGCCATAGTAGTGTCTCTGATGATGgggaaatttttcagtgccgagcagaTATATTCCGTGCCCGTTCGGCATTCTCGAGCCGTTCGAtgtacttttggacggctcagattaaaatattttctctcctctcacctctcgtctttctctcttatttttttcttttcaaatccgagccgtccaaaatcgaaTATAGACAGTCCGAATGCACCGAGCGAACACCACGTGGCACTCGCTCGgcactaaaaaaatttctcctgaTGATGACTTCCAAACACGCCTTGATTGTAGCTTTCCCCTGCATCATAGTCTTAAAACGTCGTCCGCCTCCTCCTCTACCAAATTAAAACCTGTTTTCTCTCTGTGTCTGAAACTCCAACTGAAAACCAATCCGCACAAAGGGAGGGAATGACGAGACTACTATCAAAAGCATTCCCATATGTGAAACCCCATCATAttattcatcatcatcatcatcatcatcttggTAGTAGCCCTAACCCTAATAAACCATCAAAAATTTCTCCCTCCTCACCTCTACGACCTAGTTATTCCCCGTCACCATCATCTTCGTCTTCATTGAAGCATTCATGGTTGGTATACCTCATTCTCTCCACCAATACCCCAATCAAAACATATGTTGGCGTCACCACCAATTTCTCTCGCCggtactactctctctctctctctctctctctctctctctcatttaagAATCGCCGATTGTTTTGTTGCAATTAGTCAGATTAATATTAGGGCCCTTAATATTATTGTTATGATTACTACGGCTTGTCCATGACGTTAATTTTGAATTCTGCTTTGTTTTATGTTGATGTTAGCCAGTAGGAATGTGGCCATGTGGAAGTTTTCTGTAACTGAATATTTGTTAAATGATTGATGAATTATAACAAAGCAGAAGttagaaaaatcgaaaaaaaattaaaatagagcTTTTGGTTTGTGAATGTATTTCCGATTCAgactcttagagcatctcctcaaatttgagtaaaaatatgaGAAAGCTTCACTTGGTATTTTGTTTTCCAATGGGTAAATTCAAACCCAAGCACAAATATGCACAAATTTGAGTTAAAACTTCATTAATGGCAATATTGTCAATGTAAAGGTGTGAAATTTGCCTTAAAAAATTTGAGTCTaaccaaatttaaatttgatATAGGTTTGGGTAAGGAGTGGAAGAGAGTTTAGGGtgatttttactcatatttgagtttgagtcacGATTTGAGTAGGTGTGGAGATGCTCAAGTAAAACCGAAGGTATCATAGCTTTGTGATTTGTGTTATACTTGTTTCGGAGAATCTTTAATCTATAGTACAGTAAGAAAACCACTAGTTGAGGTTCGTCTAATGTGTGGAAACTGAAAAGGGTGATAAATTCCTTCGACTTAGGGGCACCTTAAAGCTGGAGAAATTGAAAATACTGCCTTGGTCCTGTTTCCCTATGCGGATATACCAATATGACATTTTGTGTTTTTAAATTGGGTTGTCCTTCTTGTTTGCACGAGTTAATTGCATTCAGTCTTTTTGTTGCAAGATTACAACAATTTTAATCCCGACGTATATGTGAGGTGATATAGAAGCAATTTTCTAAAAGATTGTTGTTCTTTAATAGCCTGAGACAACATAACAGTGAACTGAAAGGTGGTGCAAAAGCTTCCCGTATTGGAAGGCCATGGGTTTGTGCATGCATTATTCAAGGATTTATGGACCGAAGTGAAGGTATTTAACTAGCCTAAAGCTGTAGAAGATCACGAGACTACTTTAACAGTAGACAAATTTGTTTTAGCACATATGCACTTGTTCTGCAACAATTTCTTACACAATACTTGGAATAATCAAACAGCTATATATGTTTGCCTTCCCCCAAAGCattccaccgttttgggtggCGTTTGACCTACTGAAGCCAGAACCATCTAGTTTCACGATGTTGTAATGCGAAATGATTATGAACTTTACCGGGTCTTTCAAACATAGCTATATTTTAGCTTGTTTGACTTGGTTGCTGCCATggataaaccaaaccaaacaaaaaccgAGCCTCGTCTCAATCAATTAGGGTAGGCTACATGAATATGTCTTCTCCCTCATATTCACGTAACAAGGATCTAATGCCTCTTTTAcatgttttttgtgtgtgtgtgtgttagttATCCATATTATTAGAAACCAAAGAGAGAATCCTCAagaggtacaaagtacaaaagcatgagaaagaaagcaaaactGAAAAAACTAAAGCCTATTAAGTAGAAAGATCCTAGAGAGAAATGTGCCAATTCTGGCAAAGCTGAGAGGCTAAAGAAGTAGGCTTGATAGTCCTGCTGTGGGATGCTTTGACCCTTACTTCAAATCTGACCTGCCCAATTACAGCTGAAGGAGGCATTTGAATGCCTCCAAAAACTCTACTAATCCTCTCTTGCCAATCAAAATAAACTGCTGCAGCAAAAGCAAGCCTCCTTAGAAGATTAGGAAACCCTTCCCTTTAAAATTAGAGCAGAACAAGGCAATCTTCCGAGATCAAAAGGGCAGGACCCAGAGGAATGCAGCAGAGATCAGCAATGGCAGCACACACTTGACTGGAGAAGGAACAATCAAAGAGGAGGTGTTCCACAGTTTCAGGAAATTGATCACATAAGAACAAGTAGAGCTAGCAATGACCCCCATTTGTGAAGTTTATCCTTGGTTCTTAAGCTTCCTCTAACAGCCATCCATAGAATAAAACTATGCCTGGGAATATTTTTTCAGAACCAAACAACCTATTGCCAGGGTACAACAGGACAGTGGGTCCTAAACGCATTCCAAGCATGAGAGAGAGGCTTGATACTTGGATGAAGGAGAACCAGTCCAAATAACTGAGTCAGGAACATTGGGATGaggaagaaaagatggacaagagagagaaagaatgttCCTAACGCACAAccctaataaaaaagaagatagaAATGAGTTGGAGTATCTAGGCTTGACAGAATaaaaaccaccttcaaactcAAATGAATAAAGGACCAATACAGACTCAATGGTTtgttggaatccggaaattgcCAATAAATCTTACAGAATCCATTAGATTCATTAGATTCATGTCATAAGGATCTACCAAGATCATTTACGTGTTGGCTGTCCATTACCTAACGCACAACCCTCCTTTTTAAATCTGGGATTGGTAGaagataaggctctaagcaGTGGCGGATTTTAGAAGGGACCAAAGGGGTCCCCTGTCCCCCTGAACTACATATAGCCCCTATAAGACCCTGCTATTTGTATTATCTTTCATTTACCCCCTTGAGAAGCTAAATTAGTGCCCCAAGTACTTTAAGATTATCGAACTGGCCCTCCTATGAACTGAAAACACACCAAAgcaaatttttgtttcttttcattcatatgatgcatttttatttttattaagcattgtttttttttttttttttttgcacattttGTACATTGAATCTATTTATTCTTGGAGTTTCTTTTCTGACTAGGACTATTGATCATTTGCTTTTGGGTTTTTCAATTAGGATATTTTTACCAAG
This genomic window contains:
- the LOC131334696 gene encoding uncharacterized protein LOC131334696; translated protein: MTRLLSKAFPYVKPHHIIHHHHHHHLGSSPNPNKPSKISPSSPLRPSYSPSPSSSSSLKHSWLVYLILSTNTPIKTYVGVTTNFSRRLRQHNSELKGGAKASRIGRPWVCACIIQGFMDRSEACAFESKWKIFSRKLPRKKKIDETEKQLYNGSLLLLQHRQAALNRVKSSINCNHLEIQWQLDPW